A DNA window from Impatiens glandulifera chromosome 7, dImpGla2.1, whole genome shotgun sequence contains the following coding sequences:
- the LOC124945860 gene encoding zinc transporter 5-like: protein MMNLKPISFLFFAIIILILLPKSLHAECECESDTDDRDREQSLKLKLIALASILVAGVLIGVSLPNLGHKIPSLRAESDFFLVLKAFAAGVILATGFVHVLPDAFESLTSPCLGEKPWGKFPFVGLIAMASAVGTMMIDAFATGYYERANVKKVEGQIQVVVGDEEMQEREGHVHVHTHSANGHAHGHTHGTLENADLLRHRVISQVLEFGIIAHSVVIGISLGASESPKTIKPLVVALSFHQFFEGLGLGGCICQAKFKARTALVMATFFSLTTPIGIVVGFGISNRYKENSPAALITEGMLNSASAGILIYMSLVDLIAADFMSQRMRSNFKLQFTSNVSLVLGLSCMSILAVWA, encoded by the exons ATGATGAATTTGAAGCCTATTTCATTCCTCTTCTTCGCTATAATCATTCTCATCCTTCTTCCTAAATCGCTTCATGCAGAATGCGAATGTGAATCCGATACCGACGACAGAGACAGAGAGCAATCTCTCAAGCTTAAACTAATCGCATTAGCGTCTATACTAGTCGCCGGAGTAT TAATCGGCGTATCACTCCCCAACCTAGGTCACAAAATTCCATCTTTAAGGGCAGAAAGTGATTTTTTCCTCGTACTGAAAGCCTTTGCCGCCGGCGTGATTCTTGCCACCGGATTCGTCCACGTCTTGCCGGACGCATTCGAAAGCCTCACCAGTCCATGCTTGGGAGAGAAACCTTGGGGAAAATTCCCTTTCGTAGGTCTGATAGCAATGGCTTCGGCCGTCGGTACGATGATGATAGACGCATTCGCTACTGGTTATTACGAGAGGGCAAACGTGAAGAAAGTTGAAGGACAGATTCAGGTGGTGGTTGGAGACGAAGAGATGCAAGAACGCGAAGGCCACGTCCACGTGCATACTCACAGCGCAAATGGCCATGCTCACGGCCACACTCACGGAACCCTAGAAAATGCAGATCTTCTTCGTCATCGTGTTATATCACAG GTATTGGAGTTTGGAATTATTGCACACTCTGTTGTGATTGGAATTTCATTGGGTGCATCTGAAAGTCCAAAAACAATAAAGCCACTTGTAGTTGCTTTGAGTTTTCATCAGTTTTTTGAAGGATTGGGTCTTGGAGGATGCATCTGTCAGGCAAAATTCAAGGCAAGAACAGCATTGGTAATGGCTACATTCTTTTCCTTAACAACTCCAATTGGAATAGTGGTGGGATTTGGTATATCAAACAGATACAAAGAGAATAGTCCAGCAGCTCTTATAACAGAAGGGATGTTGAATTCTGCATCTGCAGGAATCCTTATTTACATGTCATTGGTTGATCTTATTGCTGCAGATTTCATGAGTCAGAGAATGAGGAGTAATTTTAAGCTTCAATTTACTTCTAATGTCTCTCTTGTTCTTGGGTTAAGCTGTATGTCTATCTTGGCTGTCTGGGCTTGA